The following is a genomic window from Rhodoferax sp. PAMC 29310.
CAGGGCGGTCTGGTGGTGATGGATGAGGCCTACCAGCCCTTCGCCAGTCAAAGTTACATTGACCGACTGGCACGCCACAGCCATGTGCTGCTGATGCGCACCCTGAGTAAGTTTGGTCTGGCGGGCGTGCGACTGGGTTACATGATGGGGCCCAAGGCCTTGATTGCCGAGGTTGACAAGGTGCGCCCACCCTACAACATCAGCGTGCTGAACTGCGAGTGCGCCTTGTTTGCGCTCGGCTACCAGGATGTTTTTGCGGCGCAAGCCCAGGACATTCGGACCCAGCGGACCGTCATTCTGGCCGCGCTGACCCCCTTGCCCGGCGTGAAAGCCTACCCGAGTGACGCCAATATGATTCTGGTTCGGGTGCCGGATGCGGCCAAAACCTTTGAGGGCATGCGCTTGCGCAAGGTCCTCGTCAAGAACGTTTCTAAAATGCACCCCTTGTTGGCCAATTGTTTGCGTCTCACGGTCGGCACCGCGACTGAGAACGAGGCCATGCTTGCCGCTCTACTGGAATCACTATGACGACCACTCTTCCTACCACCGCTCCCCGTATGGCCGAGGTGTCCCGCAACACGGCAGAAACCCAAATCACCGTCAAAGTCAACCTGGATGGCACCGGCAAGGCGAATCTGAGCACCGGCATCGGTTTCTTTGACCACATGCTGGACCAAATTGCCCGCCACGGCCTGATCGATCTCGACATCCAGGCCATTGGTGACCTGCACATTGACGGCCACCATACGGTTGAAGATGTGGGCATCGCGTTTGGCCAGGCTGTGCACAAAGCGGTGGGCGACAAAAAAGGCATTCGCCGCTATGGCCATGCCTATGTTCCTCTGGACGAGGCCTTGTCCCGCGTGGTGATTGACTTGTCGGGTCGCCCCGGCTTGATCATGGATGTGCCTTTCAAGAGCGGCATGATCGGCACCTTTGACAGCCAACTGGCGCACGAATTTTTCCAGGGCTTTGTGAACCATTCGTTCGCGACCCTGCACATCGATAACTTGCGTGGCGAGAACGCTCACCACCAGGCCGAAACGGTGTTCAAGGCCTTTGCCCGTGCATTGCGCGCCGCGCTCGAATTCGACCCCCGTTCGTTGGGCTCTATCCCCTCGACCAAGGGAATGCTGTAAGTTTTATGGGAAATGTGCCTCTGGCCCCCGTGGATAATCCGGGAGAAGCTATTAATTTAGTAGCAATTAACAGACTGAAGAAAACGGTGGCTGTGGTGGATTACGGCATGGGCAACCTGCGCTCCGTGTCCCAAGCGGTGATTCACGCGGCCGCGGGCTCTGATGTAGACGTGGTCTGGGCTCGTACGCCGGAAGAAGTCATGGCGGCCGAGCGAGTGGTGCTTCCGGGCCAGGGCGCCATGCGGGATTGCATGCGGGAGTTGCGCGAGTCAGGCATGTTGCCCGCTGTTCTGCATGCCGCAGCCAACAAGCCCTTGATGGGCGTGTGCGTGGGCATGCAAATGTTGCTGGACCACAGCGCTGAGCAAGACACCGCTTGCCTGGGTTTGATTCCGGGCGCAGTGATTAAATTTGACCTGCTGGGCCAGTTGCAACCCGACGCCAGCCGTTATAAAGTGCCGCAAATGGGCTGGAATCAGGTCTACCGCAACAACCACGGTGGTGCGCCACACCCCGTGTGGGGCGACGTGCCAGACGGCAGTTACTTCTACTTTGTGCACAGTTATTACGCCAAACCGTCTGATGCGCGCCACAGCGTGGGCGAGACAGACTATGGCAGCCGTTTCTCTTCGGCCATTGCGCGCGATAATATTTTCGCGACTCAATTTCACCCTGAAAAGAGCGCTGAACACGGGTTATCGCTTTACAGAAACTTCCTTCACTGGAATCCCTGATTTTTCTTGCTCTTTCTGAGCCTCTCACCTCATTCCTCCACCAACCTGAAGCATCATGCTTTTAATACCTGCAATCGATCTCAAAGACGGCCACTGTGTGCGCCTCAAACAAGGCGACATGGATCAATCGACCACTTTCGGCGAAGACCCTGCGGTCATGGCGCGCAAATGGGTCGACATGGGCGCGCGTCGCCTGCATTTGGTGGATTTGAATGGCGCTTTTGCCGGGCATCCCAAGAATGAGCAAGCCATTCGCAAGATCCTGAAGGAGGTGGGCAGTGAGATTGACGTCCAGCTGGGCGGCGGTATTCGCGACCTGGACACGATTGAGCGTTACCTTGACGCTGGCTTGCGCTACGTGATCATTGGCACCGCGGCTGTCAAAAACCCCGGGTTTTTGCAAGATGCCTGCACGGCCTTTGGCGGCCACATCATCGTCGGACTCGACGCTCGCGACGGCAAGGTCGCTACGGACGGTTGGAGCAAGCTCACTCGCCATGACGTGCTGGACCTGGGTAAGAAATTCGAAGACTATGGTGTCGAATCCATCATTTACACCGATATCGGTCGTGACGGCATGCTCAGTGGCATCAACATTGAAGCCACGGTCAAACTGGCCCAAGCCCTGAGCATTCCGGTGATTGCCTCGGGTGGTTTGAGCAATATGGCCGACATCGAAGCCTTGTGTGCAGTCGAAGACGACGGTGTTGAAGGTGTCATCTGCGGTCGCGCCATCTACAGTGGCGACCTTGACTTTGCCGCCGCGCAAGAGCGCGCGGACGAACTGAACGGCTGAACCAACCCCGCGCTGAGGGTGCACTCTGGTCGTTGCAGCCCTTGGGTACTGGCGCCAAAATCGCCCCAGCCGCCCCTATAAAGATTCAATGTTAGCCAAACGCATCATTCCCTGTCTGGACGTTACTGGTGGCCGCGTGGTCAAGGGCGTTAATTTTGTTGAGCTTCGGGACGCCGGCGATCCGGTGGAAATTGCCGCGCGTTACAACGACCAGGGCGCCGACGAGTTGACGTTTCTCGACATCACCGCCACCAGTGATGGGCGCGACATGATTCTGCACATCATCGAAGCCGTGGCGTCGAAAGTGTTCATCCCCTTGACGGTGGGTGGCGGTGTGCGCACCGTCGAAGACGTGCGGCGCTTGCTTAACGCGGGCGCTGATAAAACCAGCTTCAACTCGGCGGCTATCACCAACCCGACCATCATTCAGGACGTGTCCCACAAATATGGCGCACAAGCCATTGTGGTGGCCATTGACGCCAAACGTCGCTTTGGCGAAGACATGCTGAATCGGGGGGAGGGCTGGGACGTCTATAGCCATGGCGGCCGCCAAAACACCGGGCTGGATGTCGTGACCTGGGCGCGGCGCATGGCCGAGTACGGGGCGGGCGAAATTTTGCTCACCAGCATGGACCGTGACGGCACCAAATCCGGCTTCGATCTGGAGTTGACCCGCGCCGTCTCGGATGCGATCAACGTGCCAGTCATCGCCTCCGGCGGTGTCGGCAACGTGGACCATCTGGCCGACGGCATTCAACTCGGCGGTGCCGACGCCGTGCTGGCCGCCAGCATCTTTCACTACGGCGAATACACCGTGGGCCAAGCCAAGGCGCGCATGGCCGAGCGCGGCATTCCGGTCCGCATTAACTGATATTTCGGGCTCTTGCCCTTGTAAATGCTGCGTGAGCAGCTATTGATTGGATAGCAAATGACACCCCCAAACACGCCACCTGTCAGCTGGATCAGGCAGATCCGCTGGGACTCCAAAGGTCTGGTTCCTGTCATTGCGCAGGAGCTGGGCTCCAACGATGTGCTGATGTTTGCCTGGATGAACCGCGAGGCTTTACAAAAGACAGCTGAACTCGGGCAGGCGGTGTACTTCAGTCGTTCTCGCAACAAGCTTTGGTTCAAAGGCGAGGAGTCTGGTCATGTGCAAAAGGTGCATGAAATTCGCATGGACTGCGACAATGATGTGATTCTGCTGAAAATCACCCAACTGGGTCATGAACCTGGTATCGCATGTCACACGGGCCGTCATAGCTGCTTCTTCAGTGTGTACGAGAATGGTGAGTGGAAAGTCACCGATCGGGTCTTGAAAGACCCGCAAACCATCTACAAATAACGCCTTATGTTGACTCCTGCATCTTCCGCTGATTCTCTGGCCCGTCTGGCCGCCGTGATTGAGAGCCGCTTGCCACAGCAAGGCGGCAATCCGGAAGAAAGCTACGTCGCCCGTTTGCTGCACAAAGGCCCGGACGCTTTTTTGAAGAAGATCGGCGAGGAGGCGACCGAAGTGGTCATGGCGGCCAAAGACGCTGATTTTGGTGGGGACAAAACCAAAATTGTGGGTGAAGTTGCCGATTTGTGGTTTCATTGCATGATCGCCTTGGCCCACTACGGGTTGAAGCCCTCAGATGTCCTTACTGAACTGGAGCGCCGTGCGGGCACCAGTGGACTGGAAGAAAAGGCACTTCGCAAAGTACGCGCCCGAGAAGGAGAAGCCGGATGACGCAAGATTTCACAACACCCCCGAGCCAGGATCCCAATCGGGATCAGGCCAATTTGCAGCATTTGAAGTCACTCAACACGGTGGGCACTATTAGCTATGTGTTGCATCTGATCGTCGCCGTTGGAGCCTTGATTCCGGGCGGGCAGATGGGGCCGATTCTTCTGATCGTGGCCTTGGTCATGGACATGGTGAAACGTTCCGACGCGAAGGGCACGTGGCACGCCTCCCATTTTCGATGGCGCATCCGTACGGTGATCATTGCGGGGCTGCTTTACGCGGTGACGTTTCCGCTCTGGTTTGTGTTTGTTTTACCCGGATGGATCGCCTGGTTGCTGATCTCCATCTGGTTTCTTTTCCGCATCGTCAGTGGCATGGTGAGCATGAACAAAGGTTTGCCCATGGAGTTTTCTTAATGATCGAACACGTTGTGGGGCACGATCCCGACTGCCTTTTCTGCAAAATTGTCGCGGGGAAGATTCCCTCTAAATTGGTTTACCAAGATGATGAGCTCTATGCGTTTCACGATATCAAGCCGTGGGCACCTGTTCATTTTTTGATTATTCCGAAAATGCACATCCCCTCCATGGCCCATCTTCAGGCTGAGCATGCGGCCCTGATGGGGCGCATGATGGTTTTAGCCCCACAATTGGCGATGGAGCAAGGGTGCAATGCCTACCCTGCCGGTGGATTCCGCGTTTTGGCGAACACCGGTGACGAAGGGGGCCAAGAGGTCCATCACCTTCATGTTCACGTTATGGGCGGTCCCCGGCCATGGCTGAAGGGTTAATTCAGTAACTTGTAAGAGGCCGACAGGGTTGGCCGACTAAAATTTCATATATTCGTTAGGAGATCTTTATGGGTTCGTTTTCTATCTGGCACTGGTTGATTGTTCTTCTCATCGTCGTGATGGTGTTTGGCACTAAAAAGCTCAAAAACATGGGCGGCGACTTGGGTGGCGCAGTCAAAGGCTTCAAAGACGGTATGAAAGAAGGTAGTGCCTCGGCCGACGAGAAGCCGGAAGCTGATGCTGCCAAAGTGACTGCCAAATCGGCTGCGGAGGCCACCACGATTGACGTGGAAGCCAAGCAAAAGTCTTGAACGCTACGCTGTCTTTGAGCCTGACGCGCCATGATTGATCTCGGCATCTCAAAAATGGCACTGATTGGCGCCGTGGCGCTGATCGTCATTGGCCCGGAAAAACTACCCCGTGTGGCCCGCACTTTGGGCACACTGATGGGCAAAGCCCAACGGTATGTCGCAGATGTGAAAGCTGAGGTCAGTCGCTCCATGGAGCTAGACGAACTCAAGAAAATGAAGGAGTCGGTTGAGGGCGCTGCAAAGGACGTCGAAAACACCATTCAAACCAACGCCAGCGACTTCGAGAAGTCCTGGGAGCAGGCCACTGACGTGGCTTCAAGTGGTTCTTCGTACGATGGCGCCAACTCTGTCCCGGTTTACCGCCATCCCCAAAAGAAATGGCGTGTCAAACAAGGGGCGACCCCTAACTGGTACAAGGCCCGCACCGGCATACGCACCAAGGCCTTGTCGGGCGCGGCGCGTGTGGCCAGATACCGGCCGAAAAAGCTTAATTGATGTCTGACTCCTCTCCAAAAAACGACGAACTTGCCGGCACCGAACAGCCTTTTGTCCAACACCTTGTAGAACTGCGTGATCGTTTGGTGAAAGCCATGATCGCGATTGGTATTGCAGGTGCCGCACTGGCCATATTTCCAGGCCCTAGTGCCCTGTATGACTTGTTGGCAGCACCGTTGGTGGCGCATTTGCCTGCGGGCGCCACATTGATCGCGACGTCGGTCATTTCGCCGTTCATGGTGCCGCTTAAGGTATTGCTGATGGCCGCGTTTCTGATGGCATTGCCCTTTGTGCTCTATCAGGTTTGGTCGTTTGTTGCGCCTGGCTTGTATGCCCATGAAAAGCGCTTGGTGCTTCCATTGGTTGCCTCCAGCACGATTTTGTTTTTTGTTGGCGTGGCCTTTTGTTATTTCTTCGTGTTTGGCCAAGTGTTCAGCTTTATTCAGGGGTTTGCGCCGAAAAGCATCACTGCAACGCCTGACATTGAGGCCTACTTAAGTTTCGTGCTCACCATGTTTCTGGCCTTCGGTTTGGCGTTCGAAGTGCCGATCGTGGTCGTTGTTTTGGCTCGCATGGGCATTGTGAGTGTCGATAAACTGAAGGAATTTCGCGGCTATTTTGTTGTTCTGGCCTTTATCATTGCGGCCATCGTGACGCCGCCGGATGTCGTTTCCCAGCTGGCACTTGCGATTCCTATGTGCCTTTTGTACGAAGTCGGTATCTGGGCGTCAGTTCTTTTCATCAGGCACACACAGGGGCCAGATGAAAGCACGGAGAAGTCGCAATAGCCAGTAGCTGAATCAACGTTGGATCGATCTTCTGGGTTGAGGCCGTGTGCCGGGCACCACGTTTGTCGTCACGACGTTGTCGCCGCGTTGCACACTGAACTCCGAAGCGGTGCCAGGTTTGAGCGCCGCGACTTTGGACAGCAACTCCGACACATTTGCGACGGTTTGGCCGGCCACGCTGGTGATGACGTCGCCCGGCCGAATACCTGAAAGGGCCGCTGGACCGTTCTGTAGAACTCCGGTGATGATCACTCCTTTTGTGACTTTCACGCCAAACGTTTCCGCCAACTCCGGGGTCAGATCGTTGGGTTCGACGCCTATCCAGCCTCGTGTGACCTGCCCGTCCTTGACAATCCCCTCCATGACGAATTTGGCCGTGGACACCGGAATTGCAAATCCAATGCCCATGCTGCCGCCGGAGCGTGAGTAAATCGCTGTGTTGATACCGAGTAGGTTGCCGCTGGTGTCGACTAAGGCGCCGCCTGAGTTACCTGGGTTAATGGCCGCATCGGTCTGAATGAAGTTCTCGAAGGTGTTGATGCCCAACTGGTTGCGGCCCAACGCACTGACGATGCCACCGGTCACGGTTTGCCCAACGCCAAAGGGATTGCCAATGGCTAACACCTGATCACCGACTTGCAAGGTGTCAGAGTCTCCCAGCACAATAACGGGGAGCCGGTCCAGTTCAATTTTCAGCACGGCCAAGTCGGTGTCTGGGTCAGTGCCAATTACTTTGGCCCGAGCGCGTCGGCTGTCATTCAGGATGACCTCAATCTCATCTGCGCTTTCGACGACATGATTATTGGTCAAGATGTAGCCGCTGGGGCTGATGATGACGCCGCTACCCAGTCCAACTTGGGGCGCGTTTCCCTGCTCCCCAAAGAAAAATTTGAACCAGGGATCGTCGCTGTGCGGTGACCCTGGCGCAGCCTTGCTGGTGTTGATGCTGACAACTGCAGCGGCTGATTTTTTCGCCGCCAAGCGAAAGCTTCCCTGTGGGACAGCAGTCGCGTCGGTTGCCGGCGCTTCAAATAAGGCCACCGTCCCCGAGCGGGAACCGCGGGCACCCATCCAGTCGGGCTTGAGCGTGCCCACGACAAAATAGGCGGCAATCAAGACCGTCACAGTTTGCGAGAACAATAACCAGAGGCGTTTCATTGAATCTTTCAGGCCAAAGGCCCCGGAAGTAGAGTAAAGGTCGATTAGAGTGAAATTGTAGGCCGCGGCCCATCATTCTGATGAAAAAGGGAATTGCGCCGGTGCGAGTCGTGTCACTTTGAAGGCGGTACAGTCCAATCACCCTATGACGAATCCCCGCCAGACCATTCACATTCATCCAGAAGCTCCTCAGAAGCCAAGTGAAGGTATGCCATGCAACGGCTGTGGCGTCTGCTGTCTGACCGAGCCGTGCCCCCTTGGCGTCTTGTTGTCAGGACGCCGTCAAGGCGCTTGCAAAGCATTGCGATGGTCTGAAGGTGGACTGTTGTACCGATGTGGTGCGATCAGTGAACCCAAGGATGTCCTCAGTCGTGCTTTGCCGCAGTGGCTTCGACCCATCGCGACTGGGTTAAGTCCATTGATGGCACGGCTGGCCAAGCGATGGATCGCAGTAGGTCAGGGTTGTGACAGCTCACTTGAAGTGGCTTCTGTTGCCGGGTCGTCGTCTAAGCCCGGCATTTCGCCGACAATTTCGTCAACACTCACCGAACTTCCGATGCGACCCCATCCATCACCCGACCACCACCATGACAAGCCGACTTCAACTCCTAGAGAGTTTTGACACCCTGCTGAATCCGGAGCGCTTTCGCGACTACGGCCCCAACGGACTTCAGGTTGAAGGCAATGAGCGGATCCGAAAAATTGTCTCAGGGGTCACGGCCAGCCGAGCGTTGATTGAAGCCGCCGTTGAGGCCAAAGCCGACACGATTTTTGTGCACCACGGCTTGTTTTGGCGAGGCCAAGACGGTTGCGTTACCGGTTGGATGAAGCAGCGACTCGCTTTGCTCTTGGCCCACGACATTAATTTATTTGCCTATCACCTGCCGCTGGATGCTCACCCCGAGCTGGGAAATAATGCACAGTTCGGCTTGAAGCTGGGCTTGTCGACGCAGAAGCGCTTTGGCGAGCAAGACTTGGGATTTATTGCTGAATGCCCTTCCAATGAGGGGTTTGCCAATGCTGGAGCCTTGGTGCAACGGCTGGAAAAAGAGCTAAATCGTCCTGTGACCTTTGTTGGAAAAAAAGATTCCGATATTGAAAAAATAGCATGGTGCACTGGTGGAGCGCAAAGT
Proteins encoded in this region:
- the hisB gene encoding imidazoleglycerol-phosphate dehydratase HisB codes for the protein MTTTLPTTAPRMAEVSRNTAETQITVKVNLDGTGKANLSTGIGFFDHMLDQIARHGLIDLDIQAIGDLHIDGHHTVEDVGIAFGQAVHKAVGDKKGIRRYGHAYVPLDEALSRVVIDLSGRPGLIMDVPFKSGMIGTFDSQLAHEFFQGFVNHSFATLHIDNLRGENAHHQAETVFKAFARALRAALEFDPRSLGSIPSTKGML
- the hisH gene encoding imidazole glycerol phosphate synthase subunit HisH; protein product: MNRLKKTVAVVDYGMGNLRSVSQAVIHAAAGSDVDVVWARTPEEVMAAERVVLPGQGAMRDCMRELRESGMLPAVLHAAANKPLMGVCVGMQMLLDHSAEQDTACLGLIPGAVIKFDLLGQLQPDASRYKVPQMGWNQVYRNNHGGAPHPVWGDVPDGSYFYFVHSYYAKPSDARHSVGETDYGSRFSSAIARDNIFATQFHPEKSAEHGLSLYRNFLHWNP
- the hisA gene encoding 1-(5-phosphoribosyl)-5-[(5-phosphoribosylamino)methylideneamino]imidazole-4-carboxamide isomerase; the encoded protein is MLLIPAIDLKDGHCVRLKQGDMDQSTTFGEDPAVMARKWVDMGARRLHLVDLNGAFAGHPKNEQAIRKILKEVGSEIDVQLGGGIRDLDTIERYLDAGLRYVIIGTAAVKNPGFLQDACTAFGGHIIVGLDARDGKVATDGWSKLTRHDVLDLGKKFEDYGVESIIYTDIGRDGMLSGINIEATVKLAQALSIPVIASGGLSNMADIEALCAVEDDGVEGVICGRAIYSGDLDFAAAQERADELNG
- the hisF gene encoding imidazole glycerol phosphate synthase subunit HisF, yielding MLAKRIIPCLDVTGGRVVKGVNFVELRDAGDPVEIAARYNDQGADELTFLDITATSDGRDMILHIIEAVASKVFIPLTVGGGVRTVEDVRRLLNAGADKTSFNSAAITNPTIIQDVSHKYGAQAIVVAIDAKRRFGEDMLNRGEGWDVYSHGGRQNTGLDVVTWARRMAEYGAGEILLTSMDRDGTKSGFDLELTRAVSDAINVPVIASGGVGNVDHLADGIQLGGADAVLAASIFHYGEYTVGQAKARMAERGIPVRIN
- the hisI gene encoding phosphoribosyl-AMP cyclohydrolase, producing the protein MTPPNTPPVSWIRQIRWDSKGLVPVIAQELGSNDVLMFAWMNREALQKTAELGQAVYFSRSRNKLWFKGEESGHVQKVHEIRMDCDNDVILLKITQLGHEPGIACHTGRHSCFFSVYENGEWKVTDRVLKDPQTIYK
- a CDS encoding phosphoribosyl-ATP diphosphatase gives rise to the protein MLTPASSADSLARLAAVIESRLPQQGGNPEESYVARLLHKGPDAFLKKIGEEATEVVMAAKDADFGGDKTKIVGEVADLWFHCMIALAHYGLKPSDVLTELERRAGTSGLEEKALRKVRAREGEAG
- a CDS encoding histidine triad nucleotide-binding protein, which translates into the protein MIEHVVGHDPDCLFCKIVAGKIPSKLVYQDDELYAFHDIKPWAPVHFLIIPKMHIPSMAHLQAEHAALMGRMMVLAPQLAMEQGCNAYPAGGFRVLANTGDEGGQEVHHLHVHVMGGPRPWLKG
- the tatA gene encoding Sec-independent protein translocase subunit TatA, which translates into the protein MGSFSIWHWLIVLLIVVMVFGTKKLKNMGGDLGGAVKGFKDGMKEGSASADEKPEADAAKVTAKSAAEATTIDVEAKQKS
- a CDS encoding twin-arginine translocase TatA/TatE family subunit — its product is MIDLGISKMALIGAVALIVIGPEKLPRVARTLGTLMGKAQRYVADVKAEVSRSMELDELKKMKESVEGAAKDVENTIQTNASDFEKSWEQATDVASSGSSYDGANSVPVYRHPQKKWRVKQGATPNWYKARTGIRTKALSGAARVARYRPKKLN
- the tatC gene encoding twin-arginine translocase subunit TatC, which codes for MSDSSPKNDELAGTEQPFVQHLVELRDRLVKAMIAIGIAGAALAIFPGPSALYDLLAAPLVAHLPAGATLIATSVISPFMVPLKVLLMAAFLMALPFVLYQVWSFVAPGLYAHEKRLVLPLVASSTILFFVGVAFCYFFVFGQVFSFIQGFAPKSITATPDIEAYLSFVLTMFLAFGLAFEVPIVVVVLARMGIVSVDKLKEFRGYFVVLAFIIAAIVTPPDVVSQLALAIPMCLLYEVGIWASVLFIRHTQGPDESTEKSQ
- a CDS encoding S1C family serine protease; translated protein: MKRLWLLFSQTVTVLIAAYFVVGTLKPDWMGARGSRSGTVALFEAPATDATAVPQGSFRLAAKKSAAAVVSINTSKAAPGSPHSDDPWFKFFFGEQGNAPQVGLGSGVIISPSGYILTNNHVVESADEIEVILNDSRRARAKVIGTDPDTDLAVLKIELDRLPVIVLGDSDTLQVGDQVLAIGNPFGVGQTVTGGIVSALGRNQLGINTFENFIQTDAAINPGNSGGALVDTSGNLLGINTAIYSRSGGSMGIGFAIPVSTAKFVMEGIVKDGQVTRGWIGVEPNDLTPELAETFGVKVTKGVIITGVLQNGPAALSGIRPGDVITSVAGQTVANVSELLSKVAALKPGTASEFSVQRGDNVVTTNVVPGTRPQPRRSIQR
- a CDS encoding Nif3-like dinuclear metal center hexameric protein, which encodes MTSRLQLLESFDTLLNPERFRDYGPNGLQVEGNERIRKIVSGVTASRALIEAAVEAKADTIFVHHGLFWRGQDGCVTGWMKQRLALLLAHDINLFAYHLPLDAHPELGNNAQFGLKLGLSTQKRFGEQDLGFIAECPSNEGFANAGALVQRLEKELNRPVTFVGKKDSDIEKIAWCTGGAQSYFEPAIAAGASVFITGEISEPQAHYARECGVSYIACGHHASERYGAQAVAAHIAAQLNLDHEFIDIPNPA